TTTTATTAACGTTTTTATAACTTTTCCTTTGCTAGTTAGACCGATAGTAGAAATAGTAAAGGTCGGACTAACAATTGGTGGTACATTTTTAGCTGCGCATTGCGCTACCAAAATAGCAAAAAAAAATAGAAATATTCCAAATGACGCTATACAAAATCACAATATTATTGCTAATGGTGACGTATGGCAAGACCCCGAGAATGATAACAAAAAACATCCTCATGGAATTTATAAGGATGTTCCCTATTATCATAAAAATAGCAAAAAGCACGAAAAATCAATCTCCCAATAATGGACAAAAATGTTTAGATAATTCTCTATCAAGTAAAGGAAACTCAGAACAACGAGTTGCCATTGAAGGTGATAATTTTGTTATTTTAAGAAAAACAATAGATAATGAATTTCATGGATACATAGTTACATGGCAAGAATTACATTGGTCAATGCAAAATACATTAAGATATCACAACGTGGTAACAAAATCAGGAAAAATAATTAAACATATTGCCAAGGAAATGTTTAAATGAATAAATATAATATCATTTTTACATTAAACACAACAGAAAAAATAATTATACATTTAGAAGAGTCTCTTGAAAATGTAGATTGTTGTTATAGAACTGATATTACGTTATTACAAGAAAATCAATATTATCTTCTTTCAATTGATCCCATCCATTATAGTATCACTAGATTTCATAATTTTTTAAACAAAGCTTTATATAATGAATTATATTTACATAAATCACTTACCAATGATATTGGTTATTTATGTAATGAATATTATCAAAATACAACAGGCTTTGTAACAGAAGAACTAATTGGTGGATCAACATGGGTCGGTTATAAATATCATCTGTGGGAAGCTGCTTCAAAAGACGTGCGATTAGTAACTTGGCTATATAATAAACCGGATGGATCAATAATTATTGAAATAACTCCGTGCTACCCGTATCTTTATTGTGAACCTACAGAAGAACCTAATTATATATCTTATAATGAATGGATTAAAACATACAAACCTTACCTAATCAGAGAAATACCACACGCAATCGCTCAAGAATGGCTAAAGCAAGCTGAATATATCATCCAAACAATAGAATCTAATGCTAAAAAATGGAAAAACATACAATAAATACGTGATTTTATCCTCTGTTATCATGAGTCAATGAATAAATTAATTGTTATCAGTTTACCTAAATATTTACTTTTAAATTTTTAAATAATATGGTTAATTAAACTAAAATATTTAAAAATCCACCGTAGGACCATCTCATGACGTACAAGTCATTACTATTGACCAGCTTGCTCTTTATATTTGCACATTTAAATCTACTGAAAGCTGAAGGTTTTATTGCCGGCACTCTTGTAAAAACAAAATATGGTTACCTACCTATTGAACAACTTACCATTGGCAACGACATCATTGCTCATGAATATAATGATGTTCTCGAAGAACAATCAATAACCGCTATTACACAATACAAGACAAATCAACTGATCAAAATTAACATCAATAATATTACTATTTTTACAGCACCTGATCAAAAGTTCTATTCTTACAATCAAAATAAATGGATTTTTGCTCATGAATTAACAACATCAGATACGTTAATGAATAGTCATGGAAAAGCAATTACTATTGATGCTATTACTATTATTAATGAACAACAAACAATGTATTCTATTTCTCTTGCAAATTCTCACACATTTTATATTTCTTCTGAAAATATTCTTGTTCACAATTTTATTAACGTTTTTATAACTTTTCCTTTGCTAGTTAGACCGATAGTAGAAATAGTAAAGGTCGGACTAACAATTGGTGGTACATTTTTAGCTGCGCATTGCGCTACCAAAATAGCAAAAAAAAATAGAAACACTCCAAATGACGCTATACAAAATCACAATACTATTGTTAGTGGTGGCGGATGGCAAGACCCTGAAGACAATAACAAAAAACATCCTCATGGAATTTACGAAAAATCTCCCTATCATCATTCTAAAAGTAAAGGTAAAAAAAGTCCTTGCCCCAGAAATGGTCAACGTTGTTTAGATTATTCTTTACCAACAGAAGGAACACAACGAATATCAATTGAAAATGATAACTTTGTTGTACTTAAATATACATCTCCCGGTAAATTTCATGGATATATTGTTACATGGAAACAATTAGAAGGATCTATGCAAAGTATGTTAATCAAAAACGGCTTTGTAACAAAATCAGGAAAAATCCTAAAACAAATCACCGAAATAATTTTAACATGAAAAAATATGAAATAACTTTTCCTCTTAATAATAAAGAAACAATACTGCTATACTTACAAGAACCTCTTGAATTAGTTGATCTATGCTATGAAGAATATATTTTTTTATCTTATAATAAAAATAAGCATCTTCTTGCAGAAGGACCCATTTACTATAACATGCAACAATTAATAAAATATTTAAAAAAAACTATTAATAACCAATTACCTCTTCATAGTTCAATAACATTAGATATTGGTTATCTATTAAATGAATATCACATTTCTGAAGATAACTTTATTATGTATAATTTTCCCTCTGGTATATCAAGCTGGATTGGCTACAAATATCACGTTTGGGAAGCAGCATCACACAATATACGCTTAATAACATGGATATACAATAAACCAGATGGATCAATTATTTTTG
The window above is part of the Candidatus Babeliales bacterium genome. Proteins encoded here:
- a CDS encoding polymorphic toxin-type HINT domain-containing protein; amino-acid sequence: MTYKSLLLTSLLFIFAHLNLLKAEGFIAGTLVKTKYGYLPIEQLTIGNDIIAHEYNDVLEEQSITAITQYKTNQLIKININNITIFTAPDQKFYSYNQNKWIFAHELTTSDTLMNSHGKAITIDAITIINEQQTMYSISLANSHTFYISSENILVHNFINVFITFPLLVRPIVEIVKVGLTIGGTFLAAHCATKIAKKNRNTPNDAIQNHNTIVSGGGWQDPEDNNKKHPHGIYEKSPYHHSKSKGKKSPCPRNGQRCLDYSLPTEGTQRISIENDNFVVLKYTSPGKFHGYIVTWKQLEGSMQSMLIKNGFVTKSGKILKQITEIILT